A genomic stretch from Corvus cornix cornix isolate S_Up_H32 chromosome 7, ASM73873v5, whole genome shotgun sequence includes:
- the STAT1 gene encoding signal transducer and activator of transcription 1-alpha/beta, translated as MTQWYQLQQLDSKFLEQVHQLYDDSFPMEIRQYLAQWLENQDWEHAASNVSFATLLFHDLLSQLDDQFSRFLIENNFLLQHNIRKSKRNLQDNFQEDPIHMAMIIYNCLKEERKILNSAQASNEMEVGNVQNTVIGMLDKQKELDAKVKAIKSSVTDVEQDIKALEDMQDEYDFKCKTLQNREHESSNMSQEEYKKEQLSLQQMFLNLDLKRKEVVNKIVQLLHSAEHTQTALINDELVEWKHRQQTACIGGPPNACLDQLQNWFTTVAESLQQVRQQLKKLEELEQKFTYDPDPITKNKQFLQDLTHTLFKQLIQSSFVVERQPCMPTHPQRPLVLKTGVQFTVKLRLLVKLQELNYNLKVKVLFDKDVTEKNSVKGFRKFNILGTNTKVMNMEESTNGSLAAEFRHLQLKEQKNAGSRTNEGPLIVTEELHSLSFETQLCQPGLVIDLETTSLPIVVISNVSQLPSGWASILWFNMLSTDPKNLSFFLNPPCAKWSKLSEVLSWQFSSVTKRGLNADQLSMLGEKLLGPTNGGSQDGLIPWTRFCKENINDKNFPFWLWIEGILELIKKHLLCLWNDGCIMGFISKERERALLKDQSPGTFLLRFSESSREGAITFTWVEGSQNELQFHSVEPYTKKELSAVTFPDIIRNYKVMAAENIPENPLRFLYPNIPKDNAFGKYYSRPKEAPEPMDLDGPKGNGYIKTELISVSEVHPSRLQSPENLLPMSPEEFDEVSRMVDPADIDTVMCTHIQL; from the exons ATGACTCAGTGGTATCAGCTGCAGCAACTTGATTCCAAGTTTTTGGAGCAAGTTCACCAGCTATATGATGACAGCTTTCCTATGGAGATCAGGCAGTACCTGGCACAGTGGCTGGAAAACCAGGACTG GGAACATGCCGCCAGCAATGTCTCATTTGCTACGCTGTTATTCCATGACCTGCTGTCACAGCTTGATGATCAGTTCAGCAGATTCTTgatagaaaacaattttttgctGCAGCACAACATAAGGAAAAGCAAACGTAATCTTCAG GATAACTTCCAAGAAGACCCGATACACATGGCAATGATCATCTACAACTGtctgaaagaagagagaaaaatactgaacagTGCCCAGGCGTCGAATGAG ATGGAAGTAGGGAATGTACAGAACACTGTGATTGGGATGCTGGACAAACAGAAGGAGCTTGATGCCAAAGTTAAGGCTATAAAAAGCAGTGTTACA GACGTGGAGCAGGACATCAAGGCATTAGAGGATATGCAAGATGAGTATGACTTCAAATGTAAAACCCTGCAGAATAGAG AACACGAGTCCAGTAATATGTCTCAGGAGGAGTACAAGAAAGAACAGCTGAGTCTCCAGCAGATGTTCTTAAACCTGGACCTCAAGAGAAAG GAGGTGGTGAATAAGATAGTACAGCTGCTGCACAGCGCAGAGCACACACAGACTGCCCTTATTAATGATGAGCTGGTGGAGTGGAAGCACAGGCAACAGACAGCATGCATTGGTGGGCCACCCAATGCCTGCCTCGACCAGCTGCAGAACTG GTTCACCACTGTTGCTGAAAGTCTACAGCAAGTTCGTCAGCAGCTTAAGAAGCTTGAGGAACTGGAACAGAAGTTTACCTACGACCCTGATCCcatcacaaaaaataaacaatttctGCAGGACCTAACGCACACTCTTTTCAAACAACTCATCCAAAG CTCCTTTGTGGTGGAGAGGCAGCCTTGCATGCCAACACATCCTCAGAGGCCACTAGTCCTGAAGACAGGAGTACAGTTTACTGTGAAGCTGAG ATTGCTGGTGAAACTGCAGGAACTGAACTACAACTTGAAAGTGAAAGTTTTATTTGATAA agATGTAACTGAGAAGAACTCAGTCAAAGG GTTCAggaaatttaatattttgggaACAAACACAAAAGTAATGAACATGGAAGAATCTACCAATGGAAGTCTAGCAGCAGAATTCAGGCACTTG CaactgaaagaacagaaaaatgcagggaGCAGAACAAATGAG GGTCCTCTCATTGTAACAGAAGAGCTTCACTCTCTGAGTTTTGAGAcgcagctgtgccagcctggtTTGGTAATAGACCTAGAG ACCACATCCCTTCCCATTGTTGTGATCTCAAATGTGAGCCAGCTTCCCAGTGGATGGGCTTCTATCTTGTGGTTCAACATGCTGTCTACTGATCCCAAG AACTTGTCATTCTTTCTGAATCCGCCTTGTGCAAAGTGGTCTAAGCTTTCTGAAGTTCTGAGTTGgcagttttcttctgtaacaAAGAGAGGACTTAATGCAGATCAGCTGAGCATGCTGGGAGAGAAGCTTCTTG GGCCAACAAACGGAGGATCTCAGGATGGCCTTATTCCTTGGACAAGATTCTGCAAG gaaaacatAAATGATAAAAATTTCCCCTTTTGGCTGTGGATTGAGGGAATCCTGGAGCTTATTAAGAAACATCTCCTGTGTCTCTGGAATGATGG CTGCATCATGGGTTTCATCAGCAAAGAGAGAGAACGTGCTCTACTGAAGGACCAGAGCCCAGGAACATTTTTACTGAGATTCagtgaaagcagcagggagggagcaatCACCTTTACTTGGGTAGAGGGATCTCAGAATG agctccagttCCACTCAGTAGAACCCTACACCAAGAAGGAGCTCTCTGCTGTGACTTTCCCTGATATCATCCGCAATTACAAAGTGATGGCAGCTGAAAACATTCCTGAGAACCCGCTGCGATTCCTGTACCCGAACATACCCAAAGACAACGCCTTTGGCAAATACTACTCCAGGCCTAAGGAGG cACCAGAGCCAATGGATTTGGATGGTCCCAAGGGAAACGGCTACATCAAGACTGAGTTAATCTCTGTATCTGAAGT CCACCCTTCCAGGCTCCAGTCTCCAGAAAACCTGCTCCCCATGTCTCCCGAGGAGTTTGATGAGGTGTCTCGGATGGTGGACCCAGCAGACATTGATACTGTG ATGTGTACACACATTCAGCTCTGA